In Brevibacillus brevis, a genomic segment contains:
- the tlp gene encoding small acid-soluble spore protein Tlp codes for MAKPDDRSDNAEKLQEMLQNTEENIRESQAYIAAHSQEMSAEERANLEEKNERRAESIEGYRSEIKDEVSEAE; via the coding sequence ATGGCGAAACCGGATGATCGTTCAGACAACGCAGAAAAGCTCCAGGAGATGCTGCAAAATACGGAGGAGAACATTCGCGAGTCACAAGCGTATATAGCTGCTCACTCGCAGGAAATGTCGGCGGAAGAGCGGGCGAATCTCGAAGAAAAAAACGAGCGCCGCGCCGAGAGTATTGAAGGGTATCGCTCGGAGATCAAGGATGAAGTCTCGGAAGCCGAGTAA